In Silene latifolia isolate original U9 population chromosome X, ASM4854445v1, whole genome shotgun sequence, the following proteins share a genomic window:
- the LOC141619272 gene encoding protein FAR1-RELATED SEQUENCE 5-like: MVFTPFTGVDHHKRSIIFCGALIAKEDYESFNWAFSRFLIAMLGKEPEYIITDEDTGIIKSVLLVFKTARHRFYMWHILNKVPSKFGVMREDYHDFMILLNEIMWDEDLEAEEFDAQWISMFQKHRIGDNNWFADKYSIRKQWVMAHCIDLRMGHNEIILLLTPSTLEASCSWRVFERSGILCRHLIWIYSSNGVKSVPDAYIAKRWTKDATRFRMFNCDGEGTKDIDIIDRMQLAMSTMWSEFHQTVSILRLKDKACVERFSTLIREFRDNLSPSSEALNKNQQLQMLLGCPSTEEINIQRPKNSTNKGSGKRLLSSKTKVVAP; this comes from the exons ATGGTTTTCACCCCATTCACTGGTGTAGATCATCATAAACGATCAATCATATTTTGCGGGGCACTTATTGCAAAGGAGGACTATGAATCGTTCAATTGGGCTTTCAGCCGTTTCTTAATTGCCATGTTGGGGAAGGAACCAGAATATATTATCACCGATGAGGATACGGGTATTATTAAATCTGTCCTGCTTGTTTTCAAGACTGCAAGACACCGATTTTATATGTGGCATATACTTAACAAGGTACCAAGTAAGTTTGGCGTGATGAGGGAAGATTATCATGATTTTATGATACTGCTAAATGAAATTATGTGGGACGAAGATCTTGAAGCAGAAGAATTCGATGCTCAGTGGATTTCCATGTTTCAAAAGCATAGAATCGGTGACAATAATTGGTTTGCAGACAAATATTCTATAAGGAAACAGTGGGTCATGGCACATTGCATAGATCTGAGGATGGG GCATAATGAAATAATATTGCTATTGACCCCAAGTACATTGGAAGCAAGCTGCAGTTGGAGGGTGTTTGAAAGATCCGGGATACTATGCAGGCATCTAATATGGATTTATTCATCAAATGGTGTGAAGTCCGTACCAGATGCTTATATTGCAAAAAGATGGACGAAGGATGCAACTCGCTTCAGAATGTTCAATTGTGATGGTGAAGGGACGAAGGACATTGATATCATTGATAGAATGCAACTAGCAATGTCGACAATGTGGTCGGAATTTCATCAAACTGTTAGTATCCTTCGTCTCAAAGATAAGGCTTGTGTTGAGCGCTTCTCCACTTTGATTCGCGAATTTAGAGACAATTTATCCCCATCAAGCGAGGCACTGAATAAAAATCAACAATTGCAGATGCTTCTGGGTTGTCCAAGTACTGAGGAAATAAACATACAGCGGCCTAAAAATTCCACGAACAAGGGGAGTGGTAAAAGATTGTTGTCGTCTAAAACAAAAGTCGTTGCGCCTTAG